A genomic stretch from Gopherus flavomarginatus isolate rGopFla2 chromosome 3, rGopFla2.mat.asm, whole genome shotgun sequence includes:
- the RAB33B gene encoding ras-related protein Rab-33B: MEAAADLESSLELSYSGAGPGGLPPARSRIFKIIVIGDSNVGKTCLTYRFCAGRFPERTEATIGVDFRERAVTIDGERIKIQLWDTAGQERFRKSMVQHYYRNVHAVVFVYDMTNIASFHSLPSWIEECKQHLLASDIPRILVGNKCDLRSAIQVPTDLAQKFADTHSMPLFETSAKNPNDNDHVEAIFMTLAHKLKSHKPLMLSQPPDNDKIHLKPEPKPAMTCWC; encoded by the exons ATGGAGGCGGCAGCCGATCTGGAGTCCTCGCTGGAGCTGAGCTACTCCGGCGCGGGCCCTGGGGGGCTGCCCCCTGCGCGCTCCCGCATCTTCAAGATCATTGTGATCGGGGACTCGAACGTGGGCAAAACCTGCCTGACCTACCGCTTCTGCGCGGGCCGCTTCCCGGAGCGCACGGAGGCCACCATCGGCGTGGACTTCCGCGAGCGCGCCGTCACCATCGACGGGGAGCGCATCAAG ATCCAGCTGTGGGATACAGCAGGACAGGAGCGCTTCAGAAAGAGCATGGTGCAGCACTACTATAGGAATGTACATGCTGTTGTGTTTGTGTATGATATGACCAACATTGCCAGTTTTCATAGTCTGCCATCATGGATAGAAGAATGCAAACAGCACTTGCTTGCCAGTGATATACCACGGATTCTTGTTGGAAATAAATGTGACCTGAGAAGTGCTATTCAGGTGCCTACAGACTTGGCTCAGAAGTTTGCTGATACTCACAGTATGCCACTGTTTGAAACCTCTGCTAAAAACCCCAATGACAATGACCACGTGGAAGCCATATTTATGACACTGGCACATAAGTTGAAGAGCCACAAGCCATTAATGCTTAGTCAACCCCCAGATAACGATAAGATACATTTAAAGCCTGAGCCAAAACCTGCCATGACCTGCTGGTGTTAG